The following are encoded together in the Deltaproteobacteria bacterium genome:
- a CDS encoding sigma-54-dependent Fis family transcriptional regulator, protein MREVSRRVKQQQLALERHVNELEVIVEERTRELRQTNEVIESPLPFIGPGAQMEKIVQQIRQVADSPLTVLVEGETGTGKELVARAIHYLSSRREKPFVAVDCGAILDTLIESELFGYEQGAFTGAHQRKEGYFQRAHGGTLFLDEIANVPLPTQAKLLRALEEREVQPLGSKEPIRVSARIIAASNVSLEREVRAGRFRQDVYYRLNEFGITLPPLRERDDILHLANEFLPEAGLELGRSCRKISEAAAQVLLRYHWPGNVRELRNVIRRAMLLASDVIEPEHLAVMPVEPLPALSATGCRGPAETVNSLKEIAGAAAADAEQQAIRRVLQVTGGNKSEAARLLRTDYKTLYLKMKEYGIDAAPFRNSARPG, encoded by the coding sequence ATGCGCGAGGTGAGCCGCCGGGTCAAGCAGCAGCAGCTGGCTCTCGAGCGGCATGTCAACGAGCTCGAGGTCATCGTCGAGGAACGCACGCGTGAGCTGCGGCAGACGAACGAGGTCATCGAGAGCCCGTTACCGTTCATCGGCCCCGGCGCGCAGATGGAGAAGATTGTCCAGCAGATCCGCCAGGTGGCCGACTCTCCGCTCACGGTCCTCGTCGAAGGTGAGACGGGCACAGGAAAGGAACTCGTCGCTCGGGCAATCCATTACCTGAGCTCCCGGCGCGAGAAACCGTTTGTGGCGGTCGATTGCGGCGCGATCCTCGATACGCTCATCGAATCCGAGCTCTTCGGGTATGAGCAGGGCGCGTTCACGGGAGCGCATCAGCGAAAGGAAGGGTACTTCCAGCGCGCGCACGGCGGTACCCTGTTCCTCGATGAGATCGCCAACGTTCCCCTTCCCACGCAGGCCAAGCTCCTGCGTGCTCTCGAGGAGCGAGAGGTGCAGCCGCTCGGCAGCAAGGAGCCGATTCGCGTTTCCGCGCGGATCATCGCCGCCTCGAATGTGTCGCTCGAGCGAGAGGTACGGGCGGGGCGATTCCGCCAAGACGTTTACTATCGCCTCAACGAATTCGGGATCACGCTGCCGCCTCTCCGTGAGCGGGACGACATCCTGCACTTGGCGAACGAGTTTCTTCCCGAAGCCGGTCTGGAACTCGGCCGATCGTGCCGCAAAATCTCAGAAGCCGCGGCCCAGGTCCTTCTGCGATACCACTGGCCCGGGAACGTTCGGGAGCTCAGGAATGTCATCCGCCGGGCGATGCTCCTCGCGTCGGATGTAATCGAGCCGGAGCACCTCGCGGTCATGCCAGTCGAACCGCTGCCCGCGCTCTCGGCGACGGGATGCCGTGGACCGGCGGAAACCGTCAACTCGCTGAAGGAGATCGCCGGCGCGGCTGCCGCCGATGCCGAGCAGCAGGCGATCCGCCGGGTGCTCCAAGTCACCGGCGGAAACAAGA